GGCCGCGCCGGTCCCGCCAGGCGCCACGCGGGTGGACGGCGTCGGGACCGTCAACCATAGCCCACGGATCGCGCCCGTGCGGAGCGGCGACCGCCGCCGCGCACCGGGACGCGTGCTAGGGTTTTCGGGCGGATTCTCAGGTCCGCCCCTGCGCACCGGTTGCCGTCCCGTTTCCGGATCGGTCATGCATTCCCCCACCCGCCGCCTCGCGCCGGTACCGAGCGGCGGTGCCCGGGGACCGTATCGGTGGCATTCGCTGGCCGCCGTCTGCCTGCTCGCGGCGGGCCAGCTTGCCGCGCCGGCAGCCGAGCGGTGCGAAGCTCCGACCGGCCCGGATGTCTGGGCGGTCAGTTCGCGCGGTGGCGGCGATCCGACCGAGCGGGTGCAGCACTACGTCCCCGGCCAGGGATGGGAGCGGTCGGATGCCGGGGCCCTGTTCGACGGTGACGGCAGGACGCTGGTCCTCCTCGTCCACGGCAATCGCTACGAGCATGCCGACGCCCTCGACCAGGCGCTGCGCTTGGCACGGTGGCTGGGCACCTGTGCCGACGGCACCCGCCCGGCGCCGCGCGTCGTCGCCTACTCCTGGCCGAGCGACAAGCAAGGCACGCCGCTCCGCGACAGCCGGCGAAAATACGAACGCGCGAGCCTCGAGGTGCGCCGGTTCGCCGGCCTGCTCGAGCGCATCGAGCCGCAGCGACCGGTGGGCATCGTCGGCTACAGCTACGGGGCCCTGGTGGCGCTCGGGGGCCTCGCCGCACGCGTCGGCGCCGATGGCAACGCCGCCGGTGGCCCGCGTGGCTGGGCGCTGCGCGAATCGCCTGTGAACCTCGTCCTCGTCGCCGCCGCGGTCCGCTGCGATGCCCTCGCCCCCGCCGGACCCTACCGCTCGGCGGCAGCGATCGTGGATCGCGTCGTGCTGCTCAACAATTCCTCCGACATCGCCCTGCGGTTCTTTCCCTGGGTCGACCGGGGCCTCGAGACCGACGCCCTGGGACGCGTCGGGATGCCTGCCCGATGGCTCCCCGAGGGAGTCGAGTTCCGCCAGTATGACGCCGCCGACGCCGTCGGCGTGAGCCATCGGTTCCTCGGCTACCTCGAGTCGGCGGGAGTCGCCCGGCGATTGTGTGCCGGGCTCGTCGACGGTGCGGCGGCAGAGTGACGAGGCCGGTGGATCATGCCCCGGCGCGGTCGGCGAACCAGGCGGCGGTCTCCGCCAGCCCGGAGTCGAGATCGACGGTCGGGCGCCAGCCGAGGAGGCGGCCGGCCCGCCCGGGATCGACGAGATTGCTGCGCAGGTCGCCGGCCCGGGGCGGGCCGTGGAGCGGCGTCGGCGCGGGCCGTGGCGCGGCGGCGCGGTGAGGCAGGCCCTCGAATGCGGCGCGAAGCCGCTGCTCGAGCATGACGACGTCGACACCGATCCCGGTGCCGACGTTGAACGCGGTCAGCGTGCCGGGGGCGACGACCTCGGCGCCGGCCGTCAGCGCCAGGACGTTGGCCCGGGCGACGTCGGCGACGTGGACGTAGTCACGCACGTAGCGGCCGTCGCCGTTGATCGTGGCGGGCTGCCCGGCGAGCCAGCGGTTGAGGAAGATCGCGACCACTCCCGCCTCGCCGTGTGGATTCTGCCGAGGACCGTAGACGTTGGAGTAGCGGAGTGCGACGGTCGTGAGCCCGTGCTCGCGGGCGAAGAACCCGAGGTACCGCTCGCCGACCCACTTGGTGATCCCGTAGGGGCTCACCGGATCGGCAGGAGTTTCTTCCGGTGCCGGGGCGATGACCTCGCCGTACAGAACCCCGCCGCTGGACGCGAAGACCACGCGGCGGCAGCCGGTCGCGGCCGCGGCCGCGAGGACGTTGATCGTCCCCAGGCAGTTGACCCGCGCGTCGAACGCCGGCTCGCGCACCGAGCGGCTCACCGACATCTGTGCCGCCTGGTGGCAGACGGCGTCGGGGCGCTGGCGGCCGAAGATCTCCGCGACGGCGTCGGCGTCGGCGACGTCGGCCACGTGGAGGGGCACGTGGGGCGGCAGATTGCCGCGGCTCCCGGTCGACAGGTCGTCGAGAACGCTCACCGCGTGCCCGGAGGCGACCAAGGCGTCGACGACGTGGCTGCCGATGAACCCGGCGCCGCCGGTGACGAGGATCTTCATATGACGGGAAACTGCTCGATGGTGGGGCCCCCGACGACCGCCGCCGGGACCTGCGGTCGGCCCGTCCGGCTCGGGTCGCCATCATCATGCGGACAGATGGAGCCGGGATCCAGCGGTGGCCACCTCGTCCAAGCGTTCTGAGGCCGGCTGGCTTCAGGCCGCCGCCCGGGCGCCGGCCACGGCGATGCCGAGGGTCTCGAGGAGCCCGGTGGCATAGCGGTCGAAGGCGTGTTCGCGCGTGTAGGTGGCGCGCGCCGCCTCGTCGCGGCCGCCGTCCACGCCGGTGGCGATCCAGGCGTCGAGAGCCGCCGCCACGCTCTCGGGGGCGAGCTCGTCGCCGACGCGGGCCACGGTCACCGGCGCGTCGAGAGCGGCGGCCAGATCTTCGTTGGCGACCGTCGGCAGCCCGGCTGCCACGCAGTCGACCAGCGCCCCGGACAGGCCCCCGAAGCGGTGCGTCCGCAGCTGGATCCCGTAGTCGGCGGCGAGCAGCCAGTCGCGGTATTCGGCTTCGCCGACCCACTCGTCGCTGACGTGGACCCGCCCGGCGGCGCCGTGCCGTGCGGCGCGGGCGCGGAGGGCCCGGGCCTGCCTGCCGGCACGGCCGACGAAGCGGAGCTCGACGTCCCGGCCGCGCCGCACCAGCGCCGCGATCGCGTCGATGCACGCCTCCGGCGCCTTGAGCGGCGAGACGATTCCCAGCGACACGACGACGATCCGCCCGCGCGGCACGCCGAGCCGTGCGCGGATCGCCTGCCGGGCGGCGGGGGCGACGGCAGCGGCGCTGAATGGCCGTTGCACGCAGAACGGCAAGTGGACCGGACGGGTTCCGTAGTGGCTCTCGATCGAGTCGGCCAACGCCCGGCTGTGGACCACCAGCGGTGCCGCCGCAGCGACGACCTCGCCGAGAAACAGCGTCGGCAGCGTGTGCGGATGATCGGTCCACCCGGCGAGCTCGCGGCGCGTGATCCGGCGGCCGAGCTCCGCTTCGGCGCGGTGCCGGAGGCCGTCGGTACCATGCCACCAGCCGTACAGGTCGGTGAGCCGGGAATCGTGGAGGATGCACGGCCCGCCATGGCGCGTGTGGAGGTCGAGGATCCGCCCGTGGAATCGCGAATTGCCCAGCACGGCGACCACCGCCGCGTAGTCGGAGCGGAGCAGCGCCGCCGGACCGAGCGCGCAGTGACGGCGGACCGCCGGCGTCGCGAGCGCCGCCGGCTGTTCGGAGTAGACGTCGACGTCGACGTGGGGGGCGAGCGCCTCGACCATGCCGGCGGTGTAGTCGGCGACGCCGGAGCGGTCGGGGGGGAACGGCGAGAGCACGGCGATCGCCGGGCGGCGTCGGGGAGCGGGCCGGTCGCCGCGCTGCCGGCGCCAGGCGGCCTCGACGGCGCTGCGGATCCGTCGCCCGACGGCGGCGGCGGTGAAGCGGCGGGGCACTTCTGCTTGGCCGGCGACGATCCGAACGCGTTCGGCCGCCGATGCGGTGACCGTTTCGAGCCGGGCGGCGAGGCCGTCGACGTCGTCGGGATCGAACCGTGCGGCCGGATCGGCGACCAGTTCGCGGTGGGCCGGAATGTCGGAGACGAGCACCGGTGACCCGCAGGCCATCGCCTCGATGACAGGCAGCGAGAACCCCTCCGCCCGGCTGGCGGTGACGGTCGCCAGCGCGTGGCGGTACCAGCCGGCCAGTTCGGCGTCGTTGACATGGTCGAGGAACAGCACCGCCTCCCGGCCCGGGACGCCGTGCCCTGCCGCGGCGCGGATCCGCTGGCGTTGCCGCTCCGGATACCCCCCGGCGACGACGAGCGTGGCGGGGGCGGCGTGCCGCTCGGCCATCCGCGCCCGCGCGGCGGCAACGGTCTCGACGTTCTTCCGCCAGTCGGCACCGCCGACGAACAGCAGATACTCGCCGGGAGCGCTGGCGGGGCGGGGGATCCCCGCCGCGTCGCCCCCGAGCAGCGCCTCGAAGGCGGGGCGGAGGGAGACGCCGGTGACGGCGATCCGCTCCCGGGGGATGCCGAGCCCGGCGGCGAGGTCGTCGGCGCACGATGCCGAGATCGGCAGGAACACGCGCATCGCCCCGAGCCACTGCCAGGCTGCCGCGTAGTGGAGCAGATCGGACCGGCGCCGAAGGTAGCGCGCGGGATGGTCGCGCGGGATGAAGTCGTAGACGACCGCGCAGGGGAGGATGTTGGGCCGGTCGAGCAGGCGCGCCGGGGCCCGGGTGTCGTGGGTCATCGGCGAGAGCTGGAGGAACAGCGCCGGCCCACCGGGCTCGGGTTCGGTGAACCCCGGGCGGATCGCGACGCACGCCCGCCTGACCCCGGCCGACGGCTGGGGAAGCGCGGGGTCGGTGAGCCCGACGATCCGGGCGCCGCCTTCGGCGAGGGCCTCGAGCACCAGCGCCGCGTGAGAGCCGATGCCGCGCCGCGCGTGGAGCGGATCCTGGAGCGCCCGGATGTCGGCGAGGATGAGCATGGGCCGCGGCCGCCTGGGCTGGAGTCCGGGGTCCGGCGGCTGTCCGCCGGCGATCGCCCCTGTCAGGCCGCGCGACGCCACCGAGTGGCGGGACCGACGCTGCCCGCTACGGGTTCGTCGGCCGTCCCCCGGCCGGCAGCCTCGATGCCGTGGGCGGGGGGCGGGCCGGCGGCGAGCAACCCTCTCACCAAACCGTCGAGGTCCCGGCCGGCCGCTTCGGGAACGGTGATCGCGGCTCCCCCGCGGCGCAGTTCGGCCCGCACGAGGGCCACGAGCAGCTCCTCGTCGGCCGATCCGGGTGCGGCTCCACGGTGGCGCGCGGGGCGCAGACGGTGGACCAGCGGGCGCAGCAGC
This genomic stretch from Planctomycetota bacterium harbors:
- a CDS encoding NAD-dependent epimerase/dehydratase family protein; its protein translation is MKILVTGGAGFIGSHVVDALVASGHAVSVLDDLSTGSRGNLPPHVPLHVADVADADAVAEIFGRQRPDAVCHQAAQMSVSRSVREPAFDARVNCLGTINVLAAAAATGCRRVVFASSGGVLYGEVIAPAPEETPADPVSPYGITKWVGERYLGFFAREHGLTTVALRYSNVYGPRQNPHGEAGVVAIFLNRWLAGQPATINGDGRYVRDYVHVADVARANVLALTAGAEVVAPGTLTAFNVGTGIGVDVVMLEQRLRAAFEGLPHRAAAPRPAPTPLHGPPRAGDLRSNLVDPGRAGRLLGWRPTVDLDSGLAETAAWFADRAGA
- a CDS encoding glycosyltransferase, whose protein sequence is MLILADIRALQDPLHARRGIGSHAALVLEALAEGGARIVGLTDPALPQPSAGVRRACVAIRPGFTEPEPGGPALFLQLSPMTHDTRAPARLLDRPNILPCAVVYDFIPRDHPARYLRRRSDLLHYAAAWQWLGAMRVFLPISASCADDLAAGLGIPRERIAVTGVSLRPAFEALLGGDAAGIPRPASAPGEYLLFVGGADWRKNVETVAAARARMAERHAAPATLVVAGGYPERQRQRIRAAAGHGVPGREAVLFLDHVNDAELAGWYRHALATVTASRAEGFSLPVIEAMACGSPVLVSDIPAHRELVADPAARFDPDDVDGLAARLETVTASAAERVRIVAGQAEVPRRFTAAAVGRRIRSAVEAAWRRQRGDRPAPRRRPAIAVLSPFPPDRSGVADYTAGMVEALAPHVDVDVYSEQPAALATPAVRRHCALGPAALLRSDYAAVVAVLGNSRFHGRILDLHTRHGGPCILHDSRLTDLYGWWHGTDGLRHRAEAELGRRITRRELAGWTDHPHTLPTLFLGEVVAAAAPLVVHSRALADSIESHYGTRPVHLPFCVQRPFSAAAVAPAARQAIRARLGVPRGRIVVVSLGIVSPLKAPEACIDAIAALVRRGRDVELRFVGRAGRQARALRARAARHGAAGRVHVSDEWVGEAEYRDWLLAADYGIQLRTHRFGGLSGALVDCVAAGLPTVANEDLAAALDAPVTVARVGDELAPESVAAALDAWIATGVDGGRDEAARATYTREHAFDRYATGLLETLGIAVAGARAAA